GGGGTGCGCGGCGATCGCCGTGCGGATCGCGTCCAGGTCGGGCTTGCGGCCGGCGGCGGTGTCGGCGAGCGCGGTGAGGGCCGGCCCGAGGACGGCGACGCCCTGCCGCTCCTTGTCGCTGAAGGACAGGTCGTGGCCCTTCTCGGCGGTGTACATGCCGGTGGCCAGGCCGCCCGGCACGAGCAGGGCGAGCACCAGCAGGCCGAGCCGCATGCCGGTGCGCAGCCGATCGGTGATCGCCAGAACCGGGCGAAGCGGGAGGGGCGGCGGACGCAATGCCGGGCCTCCCTCCTCGTTCCCTATCTGTCGGTATTTTGCCGTTTTCTCCCGTCCCCGCGATGAGAAGTCCGAAACCCGTGTCGTTGCCTTTCTTTACCGAGCCGCAGTAGCGTGATCGCCGTCACTATCGAGGGAGTGCGGAATGAGAGTGGCGGGCCGGACCCTGGTGGTGATCGGTGCGGGCAGCGGGATCGGCCGGGCGGTGGCCCTGGAGGCGGTCCGGCGCGGCGCCCGGGTGGCCGCCGCGGACCGTGATCCGGTCGCGCTGCGCGAGACCGCCCGCCAGGTGGTCGCCCCGCAGCAGCTCTCCACCCACGTGGTGGACGTGACCGACCGGCTGGACGTCGAAGCGCTTCCGGGCGCGGTGATCGAGCGCTGGGGACGGGTGGACGGCGTGGTCGACGACGCCGGCACACTGTTCCGGACGTTCCTGCCGCTGCTGCGCAACCGGCCGGAGGCGCACCTGGTGCACGGGGCAGGGACCGGCGCGCTGCACACCGGGACGACCGTGCGGGTCACCGCGGTGATCCCGGCGGACACCGTGTTGTCCGGCGACGAGGCGTACCGGGCGGCCTGCGTGCTGCTGGACGCGATGGAGCGCAACGCGGGCCGGGTCCGGCTCGGCGCGGGCCGCTGGTGGCACCGGACTAGGAGAAGTAGCCGAGCATCAGCGTGACGATCAGCACCACCTGGGACAGGATGCCGAGCGAGCCGCAGAGCAGGCCGGTGATCGCCATCGCCCGCCCGTTCGGCACCGGATTGGCCCTCAGCGCGACGACGCCGAGCACCACCGCGGCGATGCCGCTGAAGGCGCCCAGGGGGAACCCGAAGACGGGGACCATCGGCAGGGACAGGATCCCGACGATCATCGCGAGCAGCGGGGTCTTGCTGCGCTGATCGGCGGCCGGCGGCGGCGGGAACGCCGGCCGGGGCGGCACCGGCGTCGGCAGGTCGTGCACCATTGTGGAGAGCTCGCCCCAGGTGCGTGACGCGTACGCCTGCCGGGACCGCTCGCTGAACTCCTCGATGGTGAGCCGGCCCTCGGCGGCCGCGGCGCTCAGGTGCGCGACGATGGCCTCACGGTCGGCATCCGAGACGCGGACGTGCGGCGAGCGATACATGCCGGAAAGGCTACCGGCGACCGTCGTTCGGCGCGTCCACCGGCCGGGCGGTCTTCCCTCGGAGTGATCTTGATTACGGTGCCTGCCCGGTATCCGACAGTTCGGTGCTCTATCTAGCGAGATGTTCACCTGCTGGGCTTGACAGGGTCATGGAGAATCCGGGGACGTCGATGCCGGGCATACGGGGGTAGACCGTGGCACAAGTAATGGCTCCATGCTGAACCGCCGCGATTTCCTGCGCACCGCCCTGGTCGGCGCGGCGGGTGTCGCGGTCGGCGCGGCCGGGATGAAGGAGATCCCGCACCTGTTCGGCTGGGACCGTCCACCGGTGGCCGGTGGTTATGCGGCGGCCGCCGACGTGCTCGACGCGGTGCACCACCCGGGCGTCGCGGTCCGCTACTACGTCGAGACCACCGAGCCGGTGGTGGCGTTCACCTTCGACGACGGGCCCGCTCCGCACTGGACCCCGCAGGTCCTCGACGTGCTCGACGAGGCGGACGTGCCGGCCACCTTCTTCATGGTCGGCAGCAATCTGGCGAAAAACGCGGACGTGGTGCGCGGCCGGATGGACCGGCACGAGATCGGCAACCACACCTGGGAGCACGACGACCTGGCCACCCTCGACCTGGCCGGGGTCACCGAGTCGCTGAAACGCACCGAGGACGAGATCCACAAGCAGTTCCACCGGCCGGTCACCCTGCTCCGCCCGCCGTTCGGGCACATCGGCGGCTCCACCATGCTGGCCGCCGACTCGATGGGCTACGACGTGGTCCTCTGGTCGAAAGCCATGCGCGAGCTGATGTTCAAGGGCGACCCGGAGGGCCAGGCCCGCGACATCATCGACTCGGTGCGGCCCGGCTCGATCCTGCTCGCCCACGACGAGGGCGACGAGCGGCGGCTGGTGACCATCCGTGGCCTGTCGATGATGTTCGAGGGCCTGCGCGCCCGCGGCTTCCGGATGGTCACCGTCTCCGAGATGATCGCCGGCGCGAAAAAACAATCAGCGAGTTAGATCAAAATCTTTTCACTGTACGACTGGCGGCCCCGTGCGAATCGGCTCGCGCGGCCCGGCTTCCACCGGGCCGCGGCGCGTGTCGTGCGGGTCCGCTTCCCCTCGCGGCTCAGTCGTCCGCCGCGCGGCTCGGTCCGCTTCCCGTGCGGCTCAGGACAGGAACTCGCCGATCCGGTCCGGCCAGGTGCGCACGTCGGCCGAGGTGGCCGAGACGTGCAGCCGGGCGTCCGGCAACACCTTCGCCAGCAGCTCGGCGCTGGCCACCGGGTGCCCCGGGTCGGTCTCCCAGGCCAGGATCAGCGCCGGGTGGGTGACCGCCGCCAGCGCCTCGTCGGCGGGCAGGTCGCTGCGGGCTGCCCCGCGCATCACCGCGGGCAGCAGTGCCTCCGGCACGTCGGCCGAGAACTCCCACCCGGGCACATCGGCGAAGATCTCCGGCTTTCCGAACCCGCGCATGATGGTCACCCAGGCGTCCTTGCCCCTGACCTCGACGCCGGCGGCGCCGGACTCGTAAGCCCGCCGCGACGCCTCCCGGCCGTCACGCACCGTCGGCGGGATCATCAGCACCAGGCGGCGGAACCGTTCCGGCCGCCGGGCCGCCGCCCAGAGCAGTGTGCCGGTGCCCATCGACGACCCGGCCCAGTCAGCCGGGCCGTCGCCGGCCACCTCGTCGGCCACCGTCAGCAGGTCATCGGCCAGGCTGGACCAGGTGTAGAGGTCCGGGTCCGGCTCGCCGGGCGAGAGCCCGTGCCCGCGCTGGTGGTGACGGACGATCCGGTGGGAGCCGGCGAGCCGGGACCAGTCGAGCTGGCCGAGCCGGTCCTCGACCCGGTTGCTGAAGAAGATGCCGTGCGAGTAGCCGAGCAGTGGCCCGGCGCCGAATTCCTCGACGAAGAGATCAGTCACCCGCCGAGGCTATGCGAGATCTCCTCCCGGTCGCCGTCCGTGAGCCGGAGGTCCGCGCCGGGCAGCCAGCCGTCGATCTGCTCCGGGCGGCGGGCGCCGACGATCGCGCCGGTCACCCCCGGCCAGGCCAGCACCCAGGCCACCGCCACCGCGGCCACCGGCACGCCGTGCCGGTCGGCGACCCGCCGCAGCGCGTCGACCGTCCGCAGGTTCTCCGGCAGGCGGGTGGTGAAGTCCGGGTGCGTGCGCCGCCAGTCGTTCGCCGGCAGCGCCGCCACCCGGGCCGCGTCGAACGTCCCGGTCAGCAGCCCGGAGTGCATCGGCTGGTAGACGATCACGCCGGTGCCGTTCCCGGCGCTCCAGGCGATCTGGTCGGCCGCGTCCCGGACCAGCGCGGAGAACGGCGGCTGAATGGCGTCCACGTGCGCCACCTTCTCCGCCCGCGCGAGCTCGGCGACCCCGTGGTTGGACAGCCCGATGGCCCGGACCTTGCCCTCGGTCCGCAGATCCGCCATGGTCTGCCAGTACTCCTCCAGCTCGGTGGCACCGACCGGCTCGGTCTCGTCGGCGCCACCCCAGACCAGCAGCTTGCCGTCGCCCGGCCAGTGCACCTGGTAGAGGTCGATGTGGTCGACCCGCAGCCGGCGCAGCGACTCCTCCAGCTCGCGGCGCACCGAGGCGGCGGTCATCAGCCGCCGCGGCGGTGTGTCCCGCCGGGCCGGGTCGTCCCAGACCAGGCCGGTCTTGGTGAACAGCAGCGGGCGGTCGGCGGCCGGCAGCGCGGCGACCGCCCGGCCGACCACCTCCTCGGAGTGGCCCAGGCCGTACGCGGCCGCGGTGTCGATCCAGTTGATCCCGGCGCCGACCGCCCGGTGGATGGTGGCGATCGAGTCGGCGTCGTCCTGCGGGCCCCACGCGTACTCCCAGTCCGCGCCGCCCATCACCCACGCGCCGAGTCCGGCGGTGGACAGTTCCAGACCGGTCGTGCCGAGTTCTCGGGTTGTCGTCATGACAGCGATCGTCGGCCGGACCCGGCGCCGCAACCAGGGCATGACGTGACCAGGCAGCGCGGCCCGCGGCCGGGAATACTGGGTGCATGATTCTGGACCGGCGTGCCGAGCTGGGCGAGTTCCTCCGCTCCCGGCGGGCCCGGCTCAACCCGGACGAGCTGGGCCTGCCCGGCGGCGGCCGGCGCCGGGTGCCCGGGCTGCGGCGCGAGGAGCTGGCCCTGCTGGCCGGCGTCAGCGTCGACCACTACGTGCGGCTGGAGCAGGGCCGGACCCTGCACTTCTCCGAGTCGGTGCTGGACGCGGTGGCCCGGGCGCTGCGCCTGGACCCGGTCGAGCGGGACCATCTGTACCGGCTGGCCCGGCCGTTCACGCCCGCCGAAGCCGGGCGCGAGCAGCGGGTGCGACCCGGGCTGCTTCGCCTGCTGCGCTCCGTCGGCGACGTCCCGGCGTACGTGATCGGTCGCGACGCCGACGTCCTGGCCTGGAACGATCTGGCCGCCGCCCTGCTCACCGACTTCGGCGCGCTGGCGCCGGAGCAGCGCAACATGGCCCGCCTGGTCCTGCTCGACGAGGGCATCCGCCGGCTTTACGCGGACTGGCCGGCCAAGGTCCGGGACGTGGCCGGATTCCTGCGGCTGGACGGCGCGCGCCACCCGGCCGACCCACGCAGCCGGGCGCTGATCGAGGAGCTGCGGGCCGGCAGCCCGGAGTTCCGCGCGGCCTGGGCCGAGCACGGTCTCAAGGAGAAGACCCACGGGACTTATGTGTATCTGCACCCGGTCGTCGGCCGCCTGACCCTCGGTTTCGAGGCCCTGCGCCTGCCCGACAATCCGGACCAGGCCCTGGTCGCCCACACCGTCGAGGAGGGCTCCCCGTCCGAGACCGCCCTGCGCCTGCTGGCGACCTGGAGTTACGCCACGAAGTAGCCGTTCTCCAGGTAGTACGCCGCGCCGTCCTGGCGGGCGCGGACCGCGGCGGTGATCCGCCGGGCGAGGGTCTCCGGGAGCACGCCGGACGCCTCCTGCGGCGTGCACCAGGCCCAGCTGCGCAACTCGGCGGCGGGCAGCCGGATCCGGGCGGTCTGCTCAGGCGTGAGCAGCCCGCCGTCGTAGATCATCATCAGTCCCTCGGTGCGCTCCGGCACCGGCGCCACCCAGTCGGTGACCAGCAGCCGGCCCACCCGGACCAGCACGCCGAGCTCCTCCCGCAGCTCCCGGTTCACCGCCGCGTACGGCGACTCGCCGGCCTCCACCGAGCCGCCGGGAATCTCCCAGTACGGCACGTAGGTCGGCTCGACCAGCAGCACCCGTCCGAACTGGTCGGAGAGCAGGGCGCCGGCGCCCATCCGTTTGCGCGCCAACGTCGCGGTGTAGTCGCTCGCGGTCACCGCGTCAGGCTAGCGGTGACCGCGCCGCAGTGGGGGTCGGCGATGTTTCTGTTTCCCGGCCGGTTGCCTACGCTTCGCCGGCGTCGCCCGGGACGTCGTCGCCCGGGGTGTCGTCGCCGGGGACGTCGTCGCCCGGCGCGTCGTCGCCGGGGACCTCGTCGCTCGGGGCGTCGTCGCCGGGCAGCTCGGCGTCGGCCGGGTCCTGCGGGTCGGTGCCGGCCGTCAGCTCGTCCAGATCGCCGACCCCGTCGCCGTCGCTGTCCTCGTCGGCGTCGAGCACCCCGTCGCCGTCGGTGTCGTCGCTCTCCGGGTCGTCGTCGAGCAGGAACTCCTGGGCGTTGGTGAGCCCGTCGCCGTCCAGGTCCTCCTCGCCGTCGGTGACGTCGTTGTCGTCCGAGTCGGCCTCCTGCGGGTCGTACCCGAGCTGGTACTCCTGCACGTTGCTGAGCCCGTCCTCGTCCGGGTCCTCGTCACCGTCGGGGATGTCGTTGTCGTCGCTGTCCTGCGCCCGCGGGCTGTAGCCGAGCTCGAACTCCTGGCCGTTGGTCAGAGCGTCGTCGTCCGGGTCGGCGTCCGCGTCGTCCCTCTTCGGGTTCAGGCGGTTGTCCACCTCCCACCCGTCGTCCATCCCGTCCCGGTCGGTGTCCGCGCTGCGCGGGTTGGTCCCGGCCTTGAACTCGGCCTTGTTGTTCAGCCCGTCCCGGTCCTTGTCCGCGCGCGCGTCGTTCTTCTTCGGGTTCAGGCCGTTCGCCTTCTCCCACTTGTCCGGCATCCCGTCCCGGTCGGCGTCCTTGGTCGCGGCGGCGGCCGGCTTGGCACTCTGCGCGTGAGCCGCCATCGCGGCGCCGGACATCGACAGCATGGTCACGGTGGCAGCGGCGGCGGCGATCGCGACGGAGACGGAACGGCGGTAGTTCACGGTGGGGGCCTCTCGTGACGCTTACGGGGAGTCACCACCGTAGGGCCGCGCGTGACCCCGTGGCGGTTTCGGACCCGACCCGCCCCGGACTCGCTCCCGTCCGGCAACCAGGTCCCGCTTCCCGCATTGCCCGCCACTGTTTCGGTACGCCCGGAGCCCCGCGCTCGCCGCACCCGGCGGCCGCCCGTCCCGTGGCGGCCGCCGGACCCGCTCAGGACAGGGTCTTGGCGAAGTGCTCCAGGGACTCGTCGACCAGCGGTGCCAGGTCGACGCCGGTGAAGCAGTGATCCGCGCCGGGGATGACGCGCAGGGTCGCCGGGGCGCCCAGCGCGACCAGCCGGTCGTGCAGTTCCTCGCTCTGGGCCGCGGGCACGATCCGGTCGTCGGCGCCGTGCATCAGCAGGATCGGGGGTGTGTCGCCGGAGACGTAGGTGACCGGGGAGGCGGCCACCGCCTCGGTCGGGTGGGTCGGCACCGGGCCGCCGATCAGCAGGCTCTCCGGCGAATCCGCGGCGTCGTGGTCGTGCGGGCCCTCCGGATGGTTCTGCGCGGCCATGGTCGGCAGGTTGCTCGGGCCGTACCAGACGACCGCCGACTGGACCGCGTCGGAGACGCCCCGTATCCCGTTGCGCCCGGCCAGCGCCGGATCCGGATCGTCGCCGGTCAGGGCGATCAGCGAGGCGAGGTGGCCGCCCGCGGACTCGCCCCAGACGCCGAACCGGGCCGGGTCCAGGCCCAGCTCGGCGGCGTACTTGCGCAGCCAGCGGACGGCCGCCTTGACGTCGTGCAGCTGCGCCGGGAAGCAGGCCTCGCGGCTGAAGCGATAGGTCACCCGGGCCACCGCGAACCCGGCCGCGAGACTGCGGGTGGTGATGTTCCCGGGTGCGAGCGGCCCGTCGCTCTTGTTGCTGCCGAACAGCCAGGCGCCTCCGTGGATCCAGATGAGCAGCGGGCTGGGTCGCTCGGCGGCCACCGGCCGGAACAGGTCCAGGGTCAGCGGGCGGAAGCCGGGAACCTCGGCCACCACGGCATCCCGCCGGCTGACCCGGTCGCCCTCGGTGACGGGTGCGGGCGGTGCGTACGGCTGCGGTTCGTGCGTTTCTGCGGTCACGATCTCACCTCGTATCAGAAATGGTGCCGGGGGCGGGGGCGGACGTGGTCCGGGCACCGGAAAGATGGCCGCCGGCCTGCGGGAACGCGAGGCGTGCCGGGGACCGCCTCGCACCTGATCCGGGGCACGGGGCTGCCGGGCGTACCGTAAGCGGATCTTGATCTTGATGGCGGCTTGCTGGGCAAAACGGATATGTCCGGTTAAAACACGTCACGAGAGTGTTGCCGGGTCGTTGATCGTCAGCGTGAGTGCGACGACGCGGCTGGTGAAGGTCATGTACATCGCCGGGTGGGGCCGGAGCGGCACCACCATTGTCGACAACATTCTGAATTCGTATGACGGTGTGTTCTCGACCGGCGAGTTGTTCTATCTGTGGAGCCGGGGGCTCATCGAGGGGCGCAAATGCGGATGCGGCGTGACGTTGCCGCGCTGCGCATTGTGGGGTGACATTCTCGACGCCGCCTTCGGGGCCGAGCGGCCCGATCCGCGACGGATGTTCCGGCTCCAGCGGCAGGCGATCCGGGTGCGGCACACCCGCGCGCTGACCGCGCCGGTGGCCGGACCGGAGGCGGAGGAGTACCGGCAGGTCACCCGGCGGCTCTACGGCGCGATCGGCGAGGTCACCGGGGCTCGGCTGATCATCGATTCCTCGAAGATACCGTCGGCCGCCGCGCTGCTGCCCGGGATGGCCGGCGTGGAGCCCTATCTGCTGCACATGATCCGCGATCCACGCGCGGTCACCCATTCCTGGATGCGCACGGTCCCGCAGGTGGACCGCGGGAAACCGGCCATGATGCACCGCGAGGCGCCGGCCGCCAGCACCATGCACTGGCTGGTCCGCAACGCCCTCGCGGAACGGCTGGCCGGCGCTTACGGCGGGCGTTACCGGATGTTGCGGTACGAGGACTTCGTGGCCCGGCCGCGCGCGACGATCGAGAGCCTGCTCGATTTCGCCGGGGTGGACGCCGTCGACGGGCCGTTCACCGACGACGTCACGGTGTCGCTGGCCACCAATCACACGATCGCCGGGAACCCGGGACGGTTCCGCACCGGCGAGGTGGCGCTGCGGGCGGACGACCGGTGGCGCCAGGAGCAGGCCCCCGGGCCGCGGCTGACCGCCACCGCGCTCGCCTGGCCGCTGCTGCACCGGTACGGATACCGCGCTCGGACGAGTCTGCCCAACCGGCCGGTCCGCCCTCCCGCGCCGCGGGTACCGGAGCACTCGAAGCTCTCCTGACGGGACGCTTTGTCAGCAACCGGCAGCGGATGGCATCCCGTTGGGCGGCGCCGGCCCGATGGGGGAGTTCCCGCAACGACCTCGGCGCCGTCCCGTTCCGCCGCGCCCGGGACCGGCGCCCGCAATCCGCGCCAACGGCAAGGTTCACCGGTTGCTGGACCGCGTGGAGCCGGGGCGGCGAGGTCCGCCTGGAGCACTTGACCAGCGCCGAGCCGGCACCACGATCAGCGCGGACGGCAGTGGTCGTCTGTCCCGCTGCCGGGAGGAGCACCGCGGCCATCGCCATCGCGCCGATGCTCACATCCGGCGGTGCGGTCACCGTCCCTCTCGCCGGGGAGTCGTTGATCACGGGCTCGCCGTGTCGCCGCACCCGCTGACTAGGGTGGGTACTGATCAGTAATGTCAGGCTGGCAGCTGTGATGTCGGGCTGGCAGCTCAGCAATGTCGGGCTGGCAGCTCAATGTTGGGCTGGCAGCTCAATGTCGGGCTGGCGGCGAGGGCCGGGGGAGTGCGGATGCGGTACGTCGCGATCGGGGACAGCTTCACCGAGGGCATGGGGGACACCCAGCCGGACGGGAGCGAGCGGGGCTGGGCCGACCTGGTCGCGGCCGGGCTGGCCGCCGGGCTCGGCGAGCCGATCCAGTACGCGAACATGGCGATCCGGGGCCGGCTGCTGCGCCCGATCGTCACCGAACAACTGGACGCGGCGCTCGCCCTCGACCCGAAGCCGACGCTGCTGTCGCTCAACGGCGGCGGCAACGACATGATGCGGCCCGGCGGCGACCTGTCGACGCTGGTCGAGATGACCGAGCAGGCGATCCGGCGGTGCCTGGACAACGGGGTGCGGGTGCTGCTGCTCTCCGGCGCCGACCCGTCGTCGCGGCTGCCGCTCGGCGGTTCGATGCGGCGCAAGGGCGAGGCGCTGACCGCCGCGTGCGCGCCGTTCGCGAAGCGGTACGACCTGACGTTCGTGGACGTGTTCCACGACAAGGAGATCCAGCGGGCCGGGTACTGGTCGGCGGACCGCCTGCACCTGAACGCGAACGGGCACCGGCGGGTGGCGAGCCTGGTGCTCGACGCGCTCGGGCACCCGACGCCGGCGCACGTGATCGATCCCGGTCCGGGGGCCCGGGGCGGGTTGCTGGCGGAGGCCCGGTACTACCGCGAGCACGTGCTGCCGTGGGTGCAGCGCCGGCTGCGCGGCCAGTCCTCCGGCGACAACCGCACCGGCAAGTACACCGACTGGATCTCGGTCCCGGCGACCCAGCCGGCCTGACCCCGCCCTCCTGCCGCTTCCTCGTCCGCCGCTCCGGGGCCAGAGCGTCGGCGGGCCGTGGCTGTGGGTGCGCCGGAGAGTGGCGTCCTGCCGCTGCTCGCGGTCTGCGTGCCAAGCCATGGGGTCTCTGCTCGCGGTTGCGGCCGCCGCTTTCGGCTCGCGGTTTGTCGCGGTCTGCGTGCCAAGCCACGGGGTCCCTGCTCACGGTTGCGGCCGCCGCTTTCGGCTCGCGGTTCGTCGCGGTCTGCCTGCCAAGCCATGGGTCTCTGCTCGCGGTTGCGGCCGCCGTTTTCGGTCCGCGGTTTGTCGCGGTCTGCGTACCGAGCCACGGGGTCCCTGCTCGCGGTTGCGGCCGCCGCTCGCGGTCCGTTGGTGGGGGTCCGCTCACCGCCCCGGCTGGCGCTGAGTGTCCGAAAGCCGGATGGATAACGGCCCTGAGCGCAGCCGGAACACCGGGCTGGTGCTCAGGGCCCTATGTCGCGCCTGGATAGGGCGCTGAGCGCCAGCCGGGGTTGTCGGGCTGGCTCTGGTGGTCCTATTCGGGGGAGGGATAGGGCGCTGGGGGCCAGCCGGGGTTGTCGGGCTGGCTCTGGTGGTCCTATTCGGGGGAGGGATAGGGCGCTGGGGGCCAGCCGGGGTTGTCGGGCTGGCTCTGGTGGTCCTATTCGGGGGAGGGATAGGGCGCTGGGGGCCAGCCGGGGTTGTCGGGCTGGCTCTGGTGGTCCTATTCGGGGGAGGGATAGGGCGCTGGGGGCCAGCCGGGGCTGTCGGGCTGGCTCTGGTGGCCCTTTCCGGGGGAGGGATAGGGCGCTGGGGGCCAGCCGGGGTTGTCGGGCTGGCTTTGGTGGCCCTATCCGGGGCAGGGATAGGGCGCTGAGCGCCAGCCGGGGTTGTTCGGCTGGTACTGGTGGCCCTATCCGGGGGAGGGATAGGGCGCTGGGGGCCAGCCCGGGTTTGATCTCCGGGACCAGCGGCGGACATTGAAGGGTGCGGCGATTGTTTTGGACGCGCAGCGGCCAGATCGCCGGGCCCGGCCCGCGCGGGAGCATGCGGTCCGCACCCCGGCGTACCCGCGTATGTGAAGAATTTGATCTTGGTGTGGCGAAGGCCCGCCGCGGAGAAGGGGCGCGGCGGGCCTCGGACTGATCGGCCGTGAGGCGGATGGCCTTGGCCGCCTCGGGGATGGTGCTGGTCAGGCGAAGACGATC
Above is a genomic segment from Actinoplanes ianthinogenes containing:
- a CDS encoding alpha/beta hydrolase; amino-acid sequence: MTAETHEPQPYAPPAPVTEGDRVSRRDAVVAEVPGFRPLTLDLFRPVAAERPSPLLIWIHGGAWLFGSNKSDGPLAPGNITTRSLAAGFAVARVTYRFSREACFPAQLHDVKAAVRWLRKYAAELGLDPARFGVWGESAGGHLASLIALTGDDPDPALAGRNGIRGVSDAVQSAVVWYGPSNLPTMAAQNHPEGPHDHDAADSPESLLIGGPVPTHPTEAVAASPVTYVSGDTPPILLMHGADDRIVPAAQSEELHDRLVALGAPATLRVIPGADHCFTGVDLAPLVDESLEHFAKTLS
- a CDS encoding sulfotransferase — encoded protein: MSATTRLVKVMYIAGWGRSGTTIVDNILNSYDGVFSTGELFYLWSRGLIEGRKCGCGVTLPRCALWGDILDAAFGAERPDPRRMFRLQRQAIRVRHTRALTAPVAGPEAEEYRQVTRRLYGAIGEVTGARLIIDSSKIPSAAALLPGMAGVEPYLLHMIRDPRAVTHSWMRTVPQVDRGKPAMMHREAPAASTMHWLVRNALAERLAGAYGGRYRMLRYEDFVARPRATIESLLDFAGVDAVDGPFTDDVTVSLATNHTIAGNPGRFRTGEVALRADDRWRQEQAPGPRLTATALAWPLLHRYGYRARTSLPNRPVRPPAPRVPEHSKLS
- a CDS encoding SGNH/GDSL hydrolase family protein, which encodes MRYVAIGDSFTEGMGDTQPDGSERGWADLVAAGLAAGLGEPIQYANMAIRGRLLRPIVTEQLDAALALDPKPTLLSLNGGGNDMMRPGGDLSTLVEMTEQAIRRCLDNGVRVLLLSGADPSSRLPLGGSMRRKGEALTAACAPFAKRYDLTFVDVFHDKEIQRAGYWSADRLHLNANGHRRVASLVLDALGHPTPAHVIDPGPGARGGLLAEARYYREHVLPWVQRRLRGQSSGDNRTGKYTDWISVPATQPA
- a CDS encoding NUDIX domain-containing protein, which encodes MTASDYTATLARKRMGAGALLSDQFGRVLLVEPTYVPYWEIPGGSVEAGESPYAAVNRELREELGVLVRVGRLLVTDWVAPVPERTEGLMMIYDGGLLTPEQTARIRLPAAELRSWAWCTPQEASGVLPETLARRITAAVRARQDGAAYYLENGYFVA
- a CDS encoding aldo/keto reductase, with product MTTTRELGTTGLELSTAGLGAWVMGGADWEYAWGPQDDADSIATIHRAVGAGINWIDTAAAYGLGHSEEVVGRAVAALPAADRPLLFTKTGLVWDDPARRDTPPRRLMTAASVRRELEESLRRLRVDHIDLYQVHWPGDGKLLVWGGADETEPVGATELEEYWQTMADLRTEGKVRAIGLSNHGVAELARAEKVAHVDAIQPPFSALVRDAADQIAWSAGNGTGVIVYQPMHSGLLTGTFDAARVAALPANDWRRTHPDFTTRLPENLRTVDALRRVADRHGVPVAAVAVAWVLAWPGVTGAIVGARRPEQIDGWLPGADLRLTDGDREEISHSLGG
- a CDS encoding helix-turn-helix transcriptional regulator, which codes for MILDRRAELGEFLRSRRARLNPDELGLPGGGRRRVPGLRREELALLAGVSVDHYVRLEQGRTLHFSESVLDAVARALRLDPVERDHLYRLARPFTPAEAGREQRVRPGLLRLLRSVGDVPAYVIGRDADVLAWNDLAAALLTDFGALAPEQRNMARLVLLDEGIRRLYADWPAKVRDVAGFLRLDGARHPADPRSRALIEELRAGSPEFRAAWAEHGLKEKTHGTYVYLHPVVGRLTLGFEALRLPDNPDQALVAHTVEEGSPSETALRLLATWSYATK
- a CDS encoding polysaccharide deacetylase family protein is translated as MLNRRDFLRTALVGAAGVAVGAAGMKEIPHLFGWDRPPVAGGYAAAADVLDAVHHPGVAVRYYVETTEPVVAFTFDDGPAPHWTPQVLDVLDEADVPATFFMVGSNLAKNADVVRGRMDRHEIGNHTWEHDDLATLDLAGVTESLKRTEDEIHKQFHRPVTLLRPPFGHIGGSTMLAADSMGYDVVLWSKAMRELMFKGDPEGQARDIIDSVRPGSILLAHDEGDERRLVTIRGLSMMFEGLRARGFRMVTVSEMIAGAKKQSAS
- a CDS encoding Midasin produces the protein MNYRRSVSVAIAAAAATVTMLSMSGAAMAAHAQSAKPAAAATKDADRDGMPDKWEKANGLNPKKNDARADKDRDGLNNKAEFKAGTNPRSADTDRDGMDDGWEVDNRLNPKRDDADADPDDDALTNGQEFELGYSPRAQDSDDNDIPDGDEDPDEDGLSNVQEYQLGYDPQEADSDDNDVTDGEEDLDGDGLTNAQEFLLDDDPESDDTDGDGVLDADEDSDGDGVGDLDELTAGTDPQDPADAELPGDDAPSDEVPGDDAPGDDVPGDDTPGDDVPGDAGEA
- a CDS encoding DUF1707 and DUF4190 domain-containing protein yields the protein MYRSPHVRVSDADREAIVAHLSAAAAEGRLTIEEFSERSRQAYASRTWGELSTMVHDLPTPVPPRPAFPPPPAADQRSKTPLLAMIVGILSLPMVPVFGFPLGAFSGIAAVVLGVVALRANPVPNGRAMAITGLLCGSLGILSQVVLIVTLMLGYFS
- a CDS encoding alpha/beta fold hydrolase, with protein sequence MTDLFVEEFGAGPLLGYSHGIFFSNRVEDRLGQLDWSRLAGSHRIVRHHQRGHGLSPGEPDPDLYTWSSLADDLLTVADEVAGDGPADWAGSSMGTGTLLWAAARRPERFRRLVLMIPPTVRDGREASRRAYESGAAGVEVRGKDAWVTIMRGFGKPEIFADVPGWEFSADVPEALLPAVMRGAARSDLPADEALAAVTHPALILAWETDPGHPVASAELLAKVLPDARLHVSATSADVRTWPDRIGEFLS
- a CDS encoding SDR family NAD(P)-dependent oxidoreductase, with protein sequence MRVAGRTLVVIGAGSGIGRAVALEAVRRGARVAAADRDPVALRETARQVVAPQQLSTHVVDVTDRLDVEALPGAVIERWGRVDGVVDDAGTLFRTFLPLLRNRPEAHLVHGAGTGALHTGTTVRVTAVIPADTVLSGDEAYRAACVLLDAMERNAGRVRLGAGRWWHRTRRSSRASA